A single Acidaminococcus sp. DNA region contains:
- a CDS encoding circularly permuted type 2 ATP-grasp protein, translating to MGVPVELDLLKHADQVNQLLARYGVKFSIYKNNEFKEQLFPFDPIPRIISAEEFVYLERGLKQRAKALNEFLKDVYGEKKIVRDKVIPEEFLFISKGYMAECEGVVPPRGIYNHISGIDLVKGKDGTWYILEDNLRVPSGASYPLIAREICRICCPEAFHKVRIDDNRNYAELLKKTMDYVSCGGMSVVLTPGRYNVAYFEHSYLAEKMDANLVTGEDLVVENNIVYYKNYDGRKDRVGAIYRRISDEYLDPMNFCSESLIGVPHLYDAFRAGNVAVLNAVGNGVADDKGIYYFVPRMIKYYLGEEPILNNAPTYLPFYEKDRKYCMDHFDELVWKDVAEAGGYGVVFASKMTAEQKADFKRLLKENPRRFIAQNVIDFQDLDIMDGEKRVPRKADLRAFVLMADEPMVWHSGLTRFTTNPDSFIVNSSQGGGFKDTWVLSQ from the coding sequence ATGGGCGTTCCGGTCGAATTGGATTTGCTGAAGCATGCAGATCAGGTAAACCAGCTGCTCGCAAGGTATGGCGTGAAATTCAGTATTTATAAAAACAATGAATTCAAGGAGCAGCTTTTCCCTTTCGATCCGATTCCAAGGATAATTTCTGCGGAAGAATTTGTTTACCTGGAGCGTGGACTGAAGCAGCGCGCCAAAGCATTGAATGAATTTCTTAAAGATGTGTATGGGGAGAAAAAGATTGTCAGGGACAAGGTAATTCCGGAGGAGTTTCTATTTATTTCGAAAGGCTATATGGCTGAGTGTGAAGGGGTTGTGCCTCCCCGGGGCATCTACAATCATATTTCCGGCATCGATCTGGTAAAAGGAAAGGACGGAACCTGGTATATCCTGGAAGACAATCTGCGTGTACCGAGCGGTGCTTCCTATCCATTGATTGCCCGGGAAATCTGCCGTATCTGCTGTCCTGAAGCGTTCCATAAGGTGCGTATCGATGATAACCGCAATTATGCCGAACTCTTGAAAAAGACCATGGACTATGTGAGCTGCGGCGGCATGTCAGTTGTTCTTACGCCCGGACGCTACAACGTGGCCTATTTTGAGCATTCGTATCTGGCCGAAAAGATGGATGCCAACCTGGTTACGGGCGAAGACCTTGTGGTGGAAAATAATATTGTCTATTACAAAAACTACGACGGCCGCAAGGATCGCGTAGGGGCAATCTACCGCCGTATTTCCGACGAATACCTGGATCCTATGAATTTCTGCTCGGAATCTCTGATCGGTGTTCCGCATTTGTATGATGCTTTCCGGGCCGGCAATGTGGCGGTGCTGAATGCTGTCGGCAATGGCGTGGCTGACGATAAAGGTATTTATTATTTTGTGCCCAGAATGATCAAGTATTATCTGGGTGAAGAGCCGATCCTGAATAATGCACCGACGTATCTTCCGTTCTACGAGAAGGACAGAAAATACTGCATGGATCATTTTGATGAACTTGTCTGGAAAGATGTCGCCGAAGCCGGCGGCTACGGGGTTGTCTTTGCCAGCAAGATGACGGCAGAGCAGAAGGCGGACTTCAAGCGTCTTTTGAAGGAAAATCCGCGCCGGTTTATTGCCCAGAATGTTATCGATTTCCAGGATCTCGATATTATGGATGGAGAAAAACGGGTTCCCCGCAAAGCGGATCTGCGTGCCTTTGTGCTGATGGCCGATGAGCCGATGGTATGGCACAGCGGTTTGACGCGGTTTACGACGAATCCTGATTCGTTTATTGTTAATTCGTCTCAAGGAGGAGGCTTCAAGGACACATGGGTATTATCACAGTGA
- a CDS encoding ABC transporter substrate-binding protein, translated as MKFRKLMIALFAAGFTVLMAGCGATSERTVIFADPGWDSVRFHNAVAQLIAEKVYGLKTETLYGSTPIMQAALLRGDVDVHMELWTDNVPTYEADKAAGGIIDLSVNYNDNRQGFYVPRYVIEGDPKRGIAPMAPDLKTVKDLARYAALFKDEENPERGRIYGAIPGWSIDEILYKKYKAYGLDKNYVYFRPGSEATLNTAFLTAYEKGLPIVGYQWEPTWLSGKLDLILLEDEPYEKELFEQGLTAAPSVKVVIAANPRFPSREPEFAAFLKRYHSSSALTAEALAYMADHKASYKETAQWFLKNHGELVKTWLSPEEAEKLNHAL; from the coding sequence ATGAAATTCCGTAAGCTGATGATAGCACTCTTTGCTGCAGGCTTCACAGTACTCATGGCAGGATGCGGGGCCACTTCCGAACGAACCGTCATCTTTGCCGACCCCGGTTGGGACAGTGTCCGATTCCATAACGCTGTTGCCCAGCTCATTGCCGAAAAAGTCTATGGTCTCAAGACGGAGACCCTTTATGGATCAACCCCTATCATGCAGGCAGCTCTGTTAAGAGGAGATGTTGATGTCCATATGGAACTATGGACGGATAACGTGCCGACTTACGAAGCGGATAAGGCTGCAGGAGGAATCATAGACCTATCCGTAAACTACAATGACAACCGTCAGGGATTTTACGTCCCGCGCTACGTCATAGAAGGAGACCCCAAACGTGGTATTGCCCCCATGGCACCGGACCTGAAAACGGTCAAGGACCTCGCGAGATATGCCGCTCTCTTCAAAGACGAGGAGAATCCGGAACGAGGAAGAATCTACGGGGCAATCCCGGGCTGGAGTATCGATGAAATCCTCTACAAAAAATATAAGGCCTACGGTCTGGACAAGAACTATGTCTATTTTCGTCCCGGCAGTGAAGCGACGCTTAACACAGCCTTCCTCACGGCCTACGAAAAAGGGCTTCCTATCGTAGGCTATCAATGGGAACCGACCTGGCTCTCGGGAAAACTTGACCTGATCCTCCTGGAGGATGAGCCTTACGAAAAAGAGCTCTTTGAACAAGGGCTTACGGCAGCTCCTTCCGTCAAGGTCGTCATCGCTGCTAATCCCCGTTTTCCTTCACGTGAACCGGAATTTGCGGCATTCCTCAAACGATACCATTCATCCAGTGCTCTAACAGCAGAAGCCCTGGCCTATATGGCTGATCATAAAGCCTCCTACAAGGAAACGGCTCAATGGTTTCTGAAAAATCACGGAGAACTCGTCAAGACCTGGCTTTCTCCGGAAGAGGCCGAAAAACTCAACCACGCATTATGA
- a CDS encoding thioredoxin family protein: protein MNIKVMGGGCSRCEALLSAAKEAVKNLGIDAEVEYITDFAQIAKYGIMSTPALVVDGKVVSSGRVLKAKQIEAYLK from the coding sequence ATGAATATCAAAGTAATGGGAGGCGGCTGCAGCCGTTGTGAGGCACTTTTAAGCGCAGCGAAGGAAGCTGTAAAGAATCTGGGAATCGATGCGGAAGTCGAATACATTACGGATTTTGCGCAGATTGCCAAATATGGCATTATGAGTACCCCAGCCCTTGTAGTAGACGGAAAGGTTGTGTCTTCCGGCCGCGTTCTCAAGGCAAAACAAATCGAAGCGTATTTGAAATAA
- a CDS encoding transglutaminase family protein encodes MSRLKFDYTMKISYSVPVEGNTFTLRTIPQSSAVQRVTTLTTELIPGTCQWEGADAFGNRLLCGRDAVRMSQFYFHETGTVITGLADSEPSEPFGQLLKYKYGGTLVTPGPGAASLFSAFRGNRMQDTLSYATELMHFLYSQFSYVKGVTNVRTTAEEAIAQRSGVCQDYAHAMIALCRVAGITARYVSGFLIGEGESHAWVEVLHEHRWYGLDPTNNIPAGPRHIRVAVGRDASDCAMNRGIIYADRTAAQQINVKIRVWE; translated from the coding sequence ATGAGCCGTTTGAAATTTGACTATACGATGAAAATCTCATATTCGGTACCGGTGGAGGGAAATACGTTCACTCTGCGTACCATTCCGCAAAGCAGTGCTGTGCAGCGTGTCACTACACTGACAACGGAGCTGATTCCGGGAACCTGCCAGTGGGAAGGAGCGGACGCGTTCGGCAATCGTCTCCTGTGCGGACGGGATGCCGTCAGGATGAGTCAATTCTATTTCCATGAAACGGGAACTGTCATTACGGGACTGGCGGACAGTGAACCGTCCGAACCGTTCGGGCAGTTGCTGAAATACAAGTATGGAGGCACTCTCGTTACACCGGGTCCGGGAGCGGCAAGCCTCTTTTCTGCGTTCCGGGGAAACAGGATGCAGGATACGCTGTCTTATGCTACGGAACTCATGCATTTTCTCTATAGTCAATTTTCTTATGTCAAAGGGGTTACGAACGTCAGGACAACAGCTGAAGAAGCTATTGCGCAGCGTTCCGGCGTTTGTCAGGATTATGCCCATGCCATGATTGCGCTGTGCCGCGTAGCCGGTATTACGGCGCGGTATGTATCCGGCTTTTTGATTGGTGAAGGGGAAAGCCATGCCTGGGTAGAGGTGCTGCATGAACACCGCTGGTATGGCCTTGATCCTACGAACAATATCCCTGCGGGTCCCAGACATATCCGCGTGGCCGTAGGCCGGGATGCCTCGGACTGTGCCATGAACCGCGGAATTATTTATGCGGACCGGACGGCGGCGCAGCAAATCAACGTTAAAATTCGTGTGTGGGAATAA
- a CDS encoding permease, with protein sequence MWHFIQNQVFGMQWLNALFAALLGRLSVDVTSRLGGNLLFFLYDVSKITILLCVLIFSISFIQSFFPPERSKKILGHFHGIGANMMGALLGTVTPFCSCSSIPLFMGFTSAGLPLGVTFSFLISSPMVDLGSLVLLMGIFGAKIAVAYVLMGLVIAVIGDTLIEHLHMEDEVADFIRNAAAGPDIDSPEMTVEDRLDFAREQMVMTFRKVFPYILIGVGIGALIHNWIPEAMVEKVLGSQNPAGVVLAVLVGVPMYADIFGTIPIAEALLGKGALLGPVLSFMMAVTTLSLPSLILLRQAVKPRLLGTFVLICTIGIIIVGYAFNMLQSFLM encoded by the coding sequence ATGTGGCACTTTATCCAAAATCAAGTCTTTGGGATGCAGTGGCTCAATGCGCTTTTTGCTGCACTGCTTGGGCGGCTGAGTGTAGACGTAACGAGCCGATTAGGCGGCAACCTCTTATTTTTCCTGTATGACGTCAGTAAGATTACGATTTTACTGTGCGTGCTGATTTTTAGCATTTCCTTTATTCAGAGCTTCTTTCCTCCCGAACGGAGCAAGAAAATACTGGGGCACTTTCATGGCATCGGAGCCAATATGATGGGGGCCCTCTTGGGAACGGTGACACCCTTTTGTTCCTGTTCTTCTATTCCTTTGTTTATGGGATTTACCAGTGCCGGCCTTCCTTTGGGCGTAACCTTTTCCTTTTTGATTTCTTCGCCCATGGTTGACTTAGGAAGCCTTGTGCTGCTGATGGGCATCTTCGGTGCAAAGATTGCAGTGGCTTATGTGCTGATGGGGCTTGTCATTGCCGTCATCGGAGACACGCTGATCGAACATCTCCATATGGAAGATGAGGTGGCGGATTTTATTCGTAACGCCGCGGCGGGTCCGGATATTGATTCACCGGAAATGACCGTAGAGGACCGGTTGGACTTTGCCAGGGAACAGATGGTGATGACCTTTCGGAAAGTCTTTCCTTATATCCTGATTGGTGTAGGTATCGGGGCCTTGATCCACAACTGGATACCGGAAGCTATGGTGGAAAAAGTTCTGGGGAGTCAAAATCCGGCCGGTGTGGTTCTCGCCGTACTTGTAGGCGTACCGATGTATGCGGATATCTTTGGTACGATTCCGATTGCGGAAGCATTGCTCGGAAAAGGGGCTCTCCTGGGGCCTGTCCTCAGCTTCATGATGGCAGTTACGACGCTGAGCCTTCCGTCCCTGATTCTCTTGCGTCAGGCCGTCAAGCCGCGGCTTTTGGGCACTTTTGTTTTGATTTGTACGATCGGCATTATCATCGTGGGATATGCTTTCAATATGCTTCAGTCTTTCCTGATGTGA
- a CDS encoding betaine/proline/choline family ABC transporter ATP-binding protein (Members of the family are the ATP-binding subunit of ABC transporters for substrates such as betaine, L-proline or other amino acids, choline, carnitine, etc. The substrate specificity is best determined from the substrate-binding subunit, rather than this subunit, as it interacts with the permease subunit and not with substrate directly.) yields MKESTPILEVRNLYKIFAPHELRGSRKTTYKLLELGATRRDVWEATGMTAAVIDVSFTVKRGELFVLIGLSGSGKSTLIRCLNRLHRPSRGSVLIEGEDITQYDEAQLRQLRRTKISMVFQNGGLLAHRDVLSNVAYGLEIQGVPKKEREEKAMEMIQMVGLEGHEHDSLKSLSGGMRQRVGIARALATPCDILLMDEAFSALDPLVKNDLQFELLRIKEQTGKTIIFITHDINEAFKLGDRVGILRDGRMVQLDTPENMLAHPKNDYVRRFIDSVDTTKVLTVRNIMTVPAAVVKNTEGAHVALKSMKTGGVSSAYVVSENMHFDGIITLDGALSVRDGKKNFDEVIIRDIPQITDLETPIAKIVPLAARTQFPLAVVDSNKVFRGIVTKASVLSSLSHAAPS; encoded by the coding sequence ATGAAAGAATCCACTCCGATTTTGGAAGTCCGAAATCTTTACAAGATCTTTGCGCCCCACGAACTCCGGGGCAGCAGGAAAACAACCTATAAACTGCTTGAACTCGGGGCAACGCGCCGCGATGTGTGGGAAGCAACCGGCATGACAGCGGCCGTCATCGATGTATCCTTTACCGTCAAAAGAGGAGAACTTTTCGTTCTGATCGGTTTGTCGGGAAGCGGTAAATCAACCCTGATCCGCTGCCTCAACCGGCTGCATCGCCCGAGCCGTGGTTCCGTTCTCATCGAAGGCGAAGACATTACCCAATATGACGAGGCCCAGCTGCGACAATTGAGGCGCACAAAAATCTCTATGGTCTTCCAAAACGGCGGCCTTCTGGCCCACCGCGACGTGCTCAGCAACGTCGCATATGGTCTGGAAATCCAAGGCGTGCCCAAGAAAGAACGGGAAGAAAAGGCTATGGAAATGATTCAAATGGTGGGACTCGAAGGTCATGAACACGATTCCCTGAAGAGTCTTTCCGGAGGAATGCGTCAGCGGGTCGGCATTGCGAGAGCTCTCGCAACCCCCTGCGACATTCTTCTGATGGACGAGGCTTTTTCGGCTCTCGATCCCCTAGTAAAGAATGATTTACAGTTTGAACTTCTTCGCATCAAAGAACAGACGGGAAAGACCATTATCTTCATTACCCACGATATCAACGAAGCCTTTAAACTCGGAGACCGTGTGGGCATCCTGCGCGACGGCCGGATGGTTCAACTCGATACCCCGGAAAATATGCTGGCCCACCCCAAAAATGATTACGTCCGCCGCTTCATTGACAGCGTCGATACGACAAAAGTCCTGACCGTACGGAACATCATGACCGTCCCGGCCGCTGTAGTCAAGAATACGGAAGGAGCCCATGTAGCCCTTAAAAGTATGAAAACAGGAGGCGTCTCCAGTGCTTACGTCGTCAGCGAAAACATGCATTTCGACGGCATCATTACGCTGGATGGGGCCCTGTCCGTGAGAGATGGGAAAAAGAACTTCGATGAAGTCATTATCCGGGACATTCCCCAAATTACCGATTTGGAAACACCCATAGCAAAAATTGTCCCTTTAGCAGCAAGGACCCAGTTTCCCCTTGCCGTCGTCGACTCCAATAAGGTGTTTCGGGGTATCGTCACAAAGGCCTCGGTACTCTCGTCTTTGTCTCATGCCGCTCCGTCATAA
- a CDS encoding ComF family protein: MLQEIKELLLDLLYPCTCPGCGTPVPGRELLCEDCFRFVYAPHILVPELSWRFTAFKVFRYEGGIKTALHGAKFSGREEYLPRLAMALKKGMEPLKDLPWREENVLPAVIPIPTDPKRRKARGYDIPEEIFRPWTVANGMNFMPVLERTRPTTPQYGLTRKEREENLKDCFAVKKGAALPRAVILVDDILTTGSTLESAARTLRRAGVKRIYALVLASGHD, from the coding sequence ATGCTGCAAGAAATCAAAGAACTGCTGCTTGATTTGTTATATCCTTGCACTTGCCCCGGCTGTGGAACGCCCGTTCCCGGCCGGGAACTTTTGTGTGAGGATTGTTTTCGATTTGTCTATGCACCTCATATTTTGGTGCCTGAACTTTCCTGGCGTTTTACCGCTTTCAAGGTATTTCGCTACGAAGGAGGCATCAAAACGGCTTTGCATGGCGCTAAATTTTCCGGGAGGGAAGAGTACCTGCCGCGCCTTGCTATGGCTTTGAAAAAAGGCATGGAACCGCTAAAGGATTTACCCTGGAGAGAAGAAAATGTGCTGCCGGCTGTCATACCAATCCCGACAGATCCAAAGCGCAGGAAAGCGCGCGGCTATGACATACCGGAAGAAATTTTTCGCCCCTGGACCGTGGCAAACGGTATGAACTTTATGCCGGTACTTGAACGTACCCGTCCTACGACGCCGCAATACGGTCTTACCCGTAAAGAGCGGGAAGAGAATCTGAAAGACTGTTTTGCCGTGAAGAAGGGCGCCGCACTTCCGCGGGCCGTCATCCTTGTAGATGACATCCTGACGACGGGAAGCACTCTCGAAAGTGCGGCCCGGACCTTAAGAAGGGCCGGCGTGAAGCGCATCTATGCACTGGTGCTTGCCAGTGGTCATGACTAA
- a CDS encoding ATP-dependent RecD-like DNA helicase has product MAELESIQVTIKNIVFQSNNGEFSVFRAENRELGSITAVYRGQAPFAGEQVKLTGTWTQHPRFGKQFNANYWEAMKPSGKEALIKMLGGGALKGVGPAMAERIVLHFGEDTLSVLENAPERLCEVSGIGKKKAKDIIDSYGELTGSRELILFLEQNGISGNFAPRIQSLYGATAITRITNNPYCLAEDVEGIGFRTADRLAHSLGIEMNSEERIQAGIRFALMSSATQGHTCVPDEWLINATARVLQLTPLEVRNVYTHLLEKKILRTEDMGNQTCVYAEYLYKAETGVAKRLLTLRDKVNNLWKVDYESIIKEWEADENIQLAPEQIEAIRASVKHGVFVLTGGPGTGKTTVIKGILSVLQKAGCRIQLAAPTGRAAKRLAESAGEPALTVHRLLEYSPAADDADSLWGRNEDNPVEADAVIVDEASMMDIVLMYNLLRALPLGCRLVLVGDINQLPSVGPGSVLKDIIRSGTMPIVRLENVFRQAQLSPIVRNAHRINQGLMPEWEGEKDFVFTPFASEEETMRYVVDLYAKIGQKLSWENVQVLTPMHKNLCGVENLNQQIQARVNPPRPGKPELKVGFTVMRVGDKVMQIRNNYDKNIFNGDIGTIRNIAGNHIVVSFPDRTEGSEVEYEGAEAEELRLAYAMSVHKSQGSEYAVVIMPLVPSHYIMLQRNLFYTAVTRARKQVYLAGSRKAMQIAVNNDKTRKRYSLLAERLKQEFFS; this is encoded by the coding sequence ATGGCAGAGTTAGAGAGCATTCAGGTGACAATTAAAAATATCGTGTTCCAGTCCAATAACGGAGAATTCAGCGTATTTCGTGCTGAAAACCGGGAACTGGGTTCCATCACGGCCGTATACCGCGGACAGGCTCCATTTGCCGGCGAACAGGTCAAACTGACCGGTACGTGGACACAGCATCCCCGCTTTGGGAAGCAGTTCAATGCCAATTACTGGGAAGCCATGAAACCATCCGGCAAGGAAGCTCTCATTAAGATGCTGGGCGGAGGTGCGCTGAAGGGCGTAGGTCCGGCCATGGCCGAACGGATTGTGCTCCATTTCGGGGAGGATACACTGTCAGTGCTTGAGAATGCGCCGGAACGACTCTGCGAAGTCTCGGGTATCGGCAAGAAAAAGGCCAAGGATATCATTGATTCGTACGGGGAACTGACGGGCTCGCGGGAGCTCATTTTGTTCCTTGAACAGAACGGCATCAGTGGGAATTTTGCTCCCCGTATCCAGAGTCTTTACGGCGCTACGGCAATTACGCGGATTACGAATAATCCCTATTGCCTCGCTGAGGACGTGGAAGGCATCGGTTTCCGGACTGCGGACCGGCTTGCACACTCCCTCGGTATTGAGATGAACAGCGAGGAACGCATCCAGGCAGGCATCCGGTTTGCCCTGATGTCGAGTGCGACGCAGGGACATACTTGTGTGCCTGACGAGTGGCTGATCAACGCTACGGCCAGAGTACTGCAGCTTACTCCGCTCGAGGTACGGAACGTCTATACCCATCTTCTTGAAAAGAAAATTCTTCGGACGGAAGATATGGGGAACCAGACCTGTGTCTATGCGGAATACCTCTATAAAGCGGAAACAGGTGTCGCAAAACGGCTGCTGACGCTGCGCGATAAAGTCAATAACCTTTGGAAAGTGGATTATGAATCCATTATCAAAGAATGGGAAGCTGATGAGAATATCCAACTGGCGCCGGAACAGATTGAAGCTATCCGGGCCTCGGTCAAACACGGCGTCTTTGTATTGACGGGCGGTCCCGGTACCGGTAAAACGACGGTTATCAAAGGCATCTTGTCCGTACTACAAAAAGCGGGCTGCCGCATCCAGCTCGCCGCACCGACCGGAAGAGCGGCGAAGCGGCTTGCCGAATCGGCAGGGGAACCGGCGCTTACGGTGCACCGCCTGCTGGAATATTCACCGGCTGCGGATGATGCTGATTCGCTTTGGGGACGCAACGAAGATAATCCGGTGGAGGCTGATGCCGTTATCGTCGATGAAGCTTCCATGATGGATATCGTTCTCATGTACAATTTGCTGCGGGCCTTGCCGCTTGGTTGTCGTTTGGTCCTTGTCGGCGATATCAATCAGCTGCCTTCTGTAGGGCCGGGCTCTGTGCTCAAGGACATTATCCGGAGCGGGACGATGCCTATTGTGCGCCTTGAAAACGTGTTCCGTCAGGCGCAGCTCAGCCCGATTGTCCGCAATGCGCACCGCATCAACCAGGGTCTCATGCCGGAGTGGGAAGGGGAGAAGGACTTTGTTTTTACACCTTTTGCTTCGGAAGAGGAGACTATGCGGTATGTGGTCGATCTCTATGCAAAAATCGGCCAAAAGCTCTCCTGGGAAAATGTGCAGGTCCTGACGCCGATGCATAAGAATCTCTGCGGTGTGGAAAATTTAAACCAGCAGATTCAGGCACGGGTTAACCCGCCTCGTCCGGGGAAGCCGGAGCTTAAAGTAGGGTTTACGGTCATGCGGGTCGGTGACAAAGTCATGCAGATCCGGAATAATTATGATAAGAATATCTTTAACGGAGACATCGGGACCATCCGGAATATTGCCGGCAATCATATCGTCGTTTCTTTCCCGGACCGGACGGAAGGATCGGAAGTCGAATATGAGGGGGCGGAAGCAGAGGAACTGCGCCTGGCTTACGCTATGAGCGTTCATAAATCCCAAGGCAGCGAATATGCTGTAGTCATCATGCCGCTGGTACCGAGTCACTATATCATGCTGCAGCGGAATCTTTTCTATACGGCCGTGACGCGCGCCCGCAAGCAGGTCTATCTGGCAGGAAGCCGCAAGGCGATGCAGATAGCTGTCAACAACGATAAGACCCGGAAGCGCTATTCTCTCCTGGCAGAGCGGCTGAAGCAGGAATTTTTCAGTTAA
- a CDS encoding alpha-E domain-containing protein: MGIITVNQSDCLLWLGRYLERVYTTVRMYAKEYDHMIDEMQDSYEEYCRRMEIPNIYKDKADFIKRYPFDPSNPDSIRSNLTRAYDNAILLRGQLSSQCQAYIQLAMYDIDKAEQSDSPFIPIRDLMDHVLAFWGIVDDVVDAEEVRSILKTGKRIERIDMYARIHYEPKEVSHEIRRLAGRIPKTGLKYDTAKIDRLMELGRADELDYDAILHLVDEIGASL; this comes from the coding sequence ATGGGTATTATCACAGTGAATCAGTCCGACTGCCTGTTATGGCTCGGACGTTACTTGGAAAGAGTCTATACGACAGTGCGGATGTATGCAAAGGAATATGACCATATGATCGACGAGATGCAGGACAGCTATGAAGAGTACTGCAGGCGTATGGAAATTCCGAACATCTATAAAGATAAAGCCGATTTTATCAAACGCTATCCCTTTGATCCGTCTAATCCGGATTCAATCCGCAGCAACTTGACAAGAGCATATGATAATGCTATTCTGCTGCGCGGGCAGCTGAGCAGTCAGTGTCAGGCTTACATTCAACTGGCCATGTATGATATCGATAAAGCGGAGCAAAGCGATTCTCCCTTTATTCCCATTCGTGATTTGATGGATCATGTGCTGGCCTTTTGGGGCATTGTGGACGATGTCGTCGATGCGGAGGAGGTGCGCAGTATTTTAAAAACAGGCAAACGCATCGAACGCATCGATATGTATGCCCGAATCCATTATGAACCCAAGGAAGTATCGCATGAAATCCGGCGCCTGGCCGGGCGTATCCCCAAAACGGGACTCAAGTACGATACGGCAAAAATTGACCGCCTGATGGAGCTCGGACGGGCAGATGAACTTGATTATGATGCAATTTTACATCTCGTAGACGAAATAGGGGCCTCTTTATGA
- a CDS encoding ABC transporter permease subunit yields the protein MIWLTQFPTLRVDIAGPIDALVRYINIHYGILFVSMKRMLGSFIGGLQDILQGVPWWILILLVVLGGSRLWKSYGKGALFGFLLFFVGLLGYWDMMCETLAIVLSAVLFSLLMGIPIGILLASLKGAESILTPFLDAMQTMPTFVYMIPAVMLLGPGKVPAVLATVVYAIVPVIRLTSHGIRQVDPEVVEASHSFGASRWQVLWTVQLPQALPTIMTGINQTMMMAVAMVVTSSMIGANGLGMEVLIAINRMEAGRGLSAGLSIVIIAILLDRLTQSLVRKEE from the coding sequence ATGATATGGCTTACCCAATTCCCAACACTCCGCGTTGATATTGCCGGACCCATCGATGCACTTGTTCGCTATATCAACATTCATTACGGTATTTTGTTTGTGTCAATGAAGCGTATGCTGGGTTCTTTTATCGGAGGACTTCAGGATATTCTTCAAGGAGTCCCCTGGTGGATCTTGATTCTTCTTGTAGTCCTTGGCGGCAGCCGCCTATGGAAGAGTTACGGAAAAGGAGCACTCTTTGGATTCCTGCTTTTTTTCGTGGGACTTTTGGGTTACTGGGATATGATGTGCGAAACCCTCGCCATCGTTCTTTCGGCTGTACTTTTTTCCCTCCTCATGGGGATTCCGATCGGCATTCTCCTTGCCTCTTTGAAAGGTGCCGAATCCATACTGACACCTTTCCTTGATGCGATGCAGACGATGCCCACTTTTGTGTATATGATCCCTGCCGTCATGCTCCTGGGGCCCGGTAAAGTTCCGGCAGTCCTTGCAACCGTAGTCTATGCTATTGTACCGGTCATCAGACTGACCAGCCACGGCATCCGGCAAGTCGATCCCGAAGTGGTAGAAGCTTCGCACTCCTTCGGAGCGTCGCGCTGGCAAGTTCTGTGGACAGTTCAGCTTCCCCAGGCCCTCCCTACCATCATGACCGGAATCAACCAAACGATGATGATGGCAGTTGCCATGGTCGTCACAAGCTCCATGATCGGTGCCAATGGTCTCGGCATGGAAGTCCTCATTGCGATCAACCGCATGGAAGCAGGCCGCGGTCTCTCGGCAGGACTTAGTATCGTCATCATTGCCATCCTGCTGGACCGGCTGACGCAGAGCCTCGTGCGAAAGGAGGAATAG
- a CDS encoding arsenate reductase ArsC, translated as MKHNKPAVIFVCTHNACRSQIAEAMGKRLAGDVFDSYSAGTHIKAAVNPDAVRLMRETYGIDMIAGGQRPKLLSECPKADWVITMGCGVRCPAVPGAHHEDWELEDPTGKSDADFLAVMEQIEKHINVLKEKIAKEELES; from the coding sequence ATGAAACATAACAAACCCGCAGTCATTTTTGTTTGTACCCATAACGCCTGTCGCAGTCAGATTGCCGAAGCAATGGGGAAACGTCTGGCCGGAGATGTTTTTGACAGCTATTCGGCAGGAACCCACATCAAGGCAGCGGTTAATCCGGATGCGGTGCGTTTGATGCGTGAAACGTATGGCATCGACATGATTGCAGGCGGACAAAGGCCGAAGCTGCTTTCAGAATGCCCCAAGGCAGACTGGGTGATTACGATGGGCTGCGGGGTAAGGTGTCCCGCTGTTCCGGGTGCTCATCATGAAGATTGGGAACTGGAAGACCCTACCGGAAAAAGCGACGCTGATTTTCTTGCTGTCATGGAGCAAATAGAAAAGCATATCAATGTTTTGAAAGAAAAAATCGCAAAGGAGGAACTCGAATCATGA